Genomic window (Candidatus Nezhaarchaeota archaeon):
GAGCTAGACGTAGTACATATAGTAGACCCATTCAAGGATGAGGCTGCTACGAAGGATAAGGAGCTAGTGTACTATAGGCTGCATGGCTTAGGTGAGCGCGTGTACGTGTACGATTATAGTGATGAGGAGCTAGCTAAGCTATGGGGTAACTGGGTTAAGCCGCTATTAGACCAGGAGAAGCAGGTCTATGTGCTCTTCAACAACACGGCGATGGCAAAAAATGCGAAAAGGCTACTAGAGCTCTGTATAGGGTCAGGAGCCGATCGCTAGTCAAGTTCGCTCTTAGTCTCTTCTTCCTCTTCCTTACCAGCCTTACTAGGAGCTTCACCGGCCTTAGTCTCTGACTTAGCGGCAGCTATGACGTCGTCAATCCTCAGTATCATAGTAGCTGCCTCTGTGGCTGACTTAATAGCCATCGTCTTGACGTTGAGGGGCTCAAGGACCCCTAAGCTAAACATGTCGCCGGGCTTGCCGGTGAAGACGTCAACTCCCATAGATTCATTGCCAGGCTTCTCGTGGAGGGCTCTGAGCTCCATGATTATGTCTAGGGGGTCTAGGCCAGCGTTCTCAGCCAGCGTCCTAGGTACAACCTCGATAGCGTTAGCGAAGGCCTCGATGGCGAGCTGCTCCTTACCGCCGACGCTAGGCGCGTACTTCCTTAGGCGCTTAGCGAGCTCCATTTCTATGGATCCTCCGCCAGCCACCATCTTACCGCATTCGATAGCGTCAGACACCACTGAGAGAGCATCAGTCAGCGCCCTCTCAGCTTCGTCGACGAACTTCTCCAGCCCTCCCCTTATCAAGATGGCAACGGCCCTAGGGTTCTTACAGCCCTCGATAAATATCATCTTCTCATCAGCAATCTTACGCTCCTCAACAAGCTCAGCCTCGCCTAAGTCTGCGGGCGAAAGGTCGTCTATACTAGTCACTATCCTACCGCCAGTAGCTCTAGCGAGCTTCTCCATGTCCGACTTCTTAACTCTCCTAGCGGCTAGGATTCCTTCCTTAGCTAAGTAGTGCTGTGCTACGTCATCAATACCCTTCTGGCAGAGCACTACATTAGCCCCGGTGGCCTTAATCTTATCAACCATGCTCTTCAGTATGCGCTCCTCCTCCGCGAGGAAGGCCTTCATCTGCTCGGGGGTAGATATCCTTATTTCAGCGTCCATCTCAGTCTTCTCGATCTCTAATGGGCAGTCCAGTAGAGCTATCTTAGCCTTCTCTACCCTCTTCGGCATGCCTGGATGAACAACCTCCTTATCAACAACCACGCCGTTAATAAGCCTCGAATCTGCTAAGCTCGCCCCCTGTCTCTTAATGAGCTGTATGAAGTCGATGTCGGCAACTAGCTTATTGTCCCTCCTCTCGACTATTTGCTTAACCGCCCTTACGGCCATGTCAGCTAGCATCTCCTTAGATCCAGCCACAGACTTGGCCGACATAGACGTCATGGCTATCTTACGCAAGGTCTCTTCGTCATCCATAGAGACAGGCTTAGAGAGCTCTTCAAGTACCCTATTGCAAAAGTCCAGGGACTTGCTATACCCAGCTATAATTACCGTCGGGTGGATGTTCTTGGCCATGAGCTCTTCAGCGCGCTTCAGGAGCTCGCCGGCTAAGACTACTGCCGTCGTGGTTCCATCGCCAACTTCATCGTCCTGAGCCTTCGCCACCTCA
Coding sequences:
- a CDS encoding TCP-1/cpn60 chaperonin family protein, which gives rise to MAVAQLGGVPVLILKEGSTRTVGREAQRANIAAAKAVAEAVRSTLGPRGMDKMLVDSLGDVTVTNDGATILDEIEVQHPAAKMMVEVAKAQDDEVGDGTTTAVVLAGELLKRAEELMAKNIHPTVIIAGYSKSLDFCNRVLEELSKPVSMDDEETLRKIAMTSMSAKSVAGSKEMLADMAVRAVKQIVERRDNKLVADIDFIQLIKRQGASLADSRLINGVVVDKEVVHPGMPKRVEKAKIALLDCPLEIEKTEMDAEIRISTPEQMKAFLAEEERILKSMVDKIKATGANVVLCQKGIDDVAQHYLAKEGILAARRVKKSDMEKLARATGGRIVTSIDDLSPADLGEAELVEERKIADEKMIFIEGCKNPRAVAILIRGGLEKFVDEAERALTDALSVVSDAIECGKMVAGGGSIEMELAKRLRKYAPSVGGKEQLAIEAFANAIEVVPRTLAENAGLDPLDIIMELRALHEKPGNESMGVDVFTGKPGDMFSLGVLEPLNVKTMAIKSATEAATMILRIDDVIAAAKSETKAGEAPSKAGKEEEEETKSELD